In a single window of the Amycolatopsis sp. cg5 genome:
- a CDS encoding Lrp/AsnC family transcriptional regulator, translating into MPELDALDARILLLLTDSPRLGVLECARRLGVARGTVQARLDRLTERGVLTGFPPDLDLAAMGYGLTAFAVLEIAQGRRGEVSAALSAIEEVCEVHATTGQGDLFVRMVARTHDDLQRVIDEVVSVPDVLRTSTSIALSTPVPPRVRPLLERTAKGS; encoded by the coding sequence ATGCCCGAACTGGACGCGCTCGACGCGCGCATCCTGCTCCTGCTCACCGATTCACCCCGCTTGGGTGTGCTCGAATGTGCGCGAAGGCTCGGCGTCGCGCGCGGAACCGTCCAAGCCCGCCTCGACCGCCTCACCGAGCGCGGCGTGCTGACGGGCTTCCCGCCGGACCTCGACCTCGCCGCGATGGGCTACGGCCTCACCGCGTTCGCGGTACTCGAAATCGCGCAGGGCCGCCGGGGCGAGGTGTCGGCCGCGCTGTCCGCGATCGAGGAGGTCTGCGAGGTCCACGCGACCACCGGCCAGGGCGACCTCTTCGTCCGCATGGTCGCCCGCACCCACGACGACCTCCAGCGCGTGATCGACGAGGTCGTCAGCGTCCCCGACGTCCTGCGCACCTCGACGTCCATCGCGCTCTCGACCCCGGTCCCGCCCCGCGTCCGCCCCCTCTTGGAGCGCACGGCAAAAGGCTCGTGA
- the hppD gene encoding 4-hydroxyphenylpyruvate dioxygenase: MTHTLDPASESAAVLDDVSYDQLRQLVGLVDHDESRDPFPVKAMDAVVFVAGNATQTAWFYQVAFGMRLVAYSGPETGHFDRKSYVLKSGSARFVISGGVRPDSPLLDHHRRHGDGVTDLALEVADVDKCVEHARSQGATILEEPHDVSDEHGTVRMAAIATYGETRHSLIDRSRYTGIYLPGYEPRESSIKRPEGAPKRLFQAIDHCVGNVELGKMDYWVDWYHRVMGFVNMAEFVGDDIATDYSALMSKVVSNGNHRVKFPLNEPAIAKKKSQIDEYLEFYGGAGCQHIALATNDIIATVNAMRAAGIEFLETPDSYYDDPELRARIGEVRVPIEVLKEHRILVDRDEDGYLLQIFTKPIGDRPTVFYEMIERHGSLGFGKGNFKALFQAIEREQERRGNL; this comes from the coding sequence ATGACGCACACACTCGATCCCGCCAGCGAAAGCGCCGCCGTTCTCGACGACGTCAGCTACGACCAGCTGCGTCAGCTCGTCGGACTCGTCGATCACGACGAGTCGCGTGACCCGTTCCCCGTCAAGGCGATGGACGCGGTCGTGTTCGTCGCGGGCAACGCCACCCAGACCGCGTGGTTCTACCAGGTCGCCTTCGGCATGCGGCTCGTCGCGTACTCGGGCCCCGAGACCGGCCACTTCGACCGCAAGTCGTACGTGCTGAAGTCCGGCTCCGCGCGCTTCGTGATCAGCGGCGGCGTGCGCCCCGACTCCCCGCTGCTCGACCACCACCGCCGCCACGGCGACGGCGTCACCGACCTGGCGCTCGAGGTGGCCGACGTCGACAAGTGCGTCGAGCACGCCCGCTCGCAGGGCGCGACCATCCTCGAGGAGCCGCACGACGTCTCCGACGAGCACGGCACCGTCCGCATGGCCGCGATCGCCACCTACGGCGAGACGCGCCACTCGCTGATCGACCGGTCGCGCTACACCGGCATCTACCTGCCCGGCTACGAGCCGCGCGAGAGCTCGATCAAGCGTCCCGAGGGCGCGCCGAAGCGGCTGTTCCAGGCGATCGACCACTGCGTCGGCAACGTCGAGCTCGGCAAGATGGACTACTGGGTCGACTGGTACCACCGTGTCATGGGCTTCGTGAACATGGCGGAGTTCGTCGGCGACGACATCGCGACCGACTACTCGGCGCTGATGAGCAAGGTCGTCTCCAACGGCAACCACCGCGTCAAGTTCCCGCTCAACGAGCCCGCGATCGCGAAGAAGAAGTCGCAGATCGACGAGTACCTCGAGTTCTACGGCGGCGCCGGCTGCCAGCACATCGCGCTGGCGACCAACGACATCATCGCCACGGTCAACGCCATGCGCGCCGCGGGCATCGAGTTCCTGGAGACGCCCGACTCCTACTACGACGACCCCGAGCTGCGTGCCCGCATCGGCGAGGTGCGGGTGCCGATCGAGGTGCTCAAGGAGCACCGCATCCTGGTCGACCGCGACGAGGATGGGTACCTGCTGCAGATCTTCACGAAGCCGATCGGCGACCGGCCGACCGTGTTCTACGAGATGATCGAGCGCCACGGCTCGCTCGGCTTCGGCAAGGGCAACTTCAAGGCGTTGTTCCAGGCGATCGAGCGCGAGCAGGAACGCCGCGGCAACCTCTAG
- the ilvA gene encoding threonine ammonia-lyase, giving the protein MRLVSVEQILRARKLLEGVTRITPMEHASDLRSLHGGAVYLKCENLQRTGSFKIRGAYTRIHGLSEEERARGVVAASAGNHAQGVALASSLLGAKSTVFMPERAPLPKLAATKGYGADVHLHGAVLEETLAEAIAFGERTGAVFIHPFDHVDIIAGQGTVGLEILEQVPDVETILVATGGGGLVGGVAAAVKSTRPGVRVVGVQAQDAAAYPASLAAGKPIRLKEMHTMADGIAVGEPGKVSYAHVADLVDEVVTVTEESLSRAVLLCLERRKLVVEPAGAAVVAALMQHPSAFTPPIVAILSGGNVDPLLLLQIIQRGMTDGGRYLKLRLRVPDRPGSLVAVLSRVSSMGVNVIDVEHSRISGALAIGEVDISLALETRGPEHCEEVATALQAAGYQVI; this is encoded by the coding sequence ATGCGACTGGTCAGCGTCGAACAGATCCTTCGAGCCAGGAAGCTGCTCGAGGGAGTGACCCGGATAACGCCGATGGAACACGCCAGCGACCTGCGGAGCCTGCACGGTGGCGCGGTGTACCTGAAGTGCGAAAACCTCCAGCGCACCGGTTCGTTCAAGATCAGAGGCGCCTACACCCGCATCCACGGACTGTCCGAAGAGGAGCGTGCGCGCGGCGTCGTCGCGGCGAGCGCGGGCAACCACGCGCAGGGTGTCGCGCTGGCGTCCTCCTTGCTCGGCGCCAAGTCGACGGTGTTCATGCCCGAGCGCGCGCCGCTGCCGAAACTGGCCGCGACCAAGGGCTACGGCGCCGACGTCCACCTGCACGGCGCCGTGCTGGAGGAGACGCTCGCCGAGGCCATCGCGTTCGGCGAGCGCACCGGCGCGGTCTTCATCCACCCCTTCGACCACGTGGACATCATCGCCGGGCAGGGCACCGTCGGCCTGGAGATTCTGGAGCAGGTGCCCGACGTCGAGACGATCCTCGTCGCGACTGGCGGCGGCGGGCTGGTCGGCGGTGTCGCTGCGGCGGTCAAGTCGACGCGGCCCGGTGTGCGCGTGGTCGGCGTCCAGGCGCAGGACGCCGCGGCCTATCCGGCGTCGCTGGCGGCCGGGAAACCCATCCGGCTCAAGGAAATGCACACCATGGCCGACGGCATCGCGGTCGGTGAGCCGGGCAAGGTCAGCTACGCGCACGTCGCCGATCTGGTCGACGAAGTCGTCACGGTGACCGAGGAGTCGTTGTCCCGCGCGGTGTTGCTGTGCCTGGAGCGCCGCAAACTGGTCGTCGAACCGGCGGGCGCCGCCGTGGTGGCGGCGTTGATGCAGCACCCCAGCGCGTTCACGCCGCCGATCGTGGCGATCCTGTCCGGCGGGAACGTGGATCCGTTGCTGCTGCTGCAGATCATCCAGCGCGGTATGACCGACGGCGGCCGTTATCTCAAGCTCCGCCTGCGTGTTCCGGACCGGCCGGGGTCACTGGTCGCGGTGCTGTCGCGGGTGAGTTCCATGGGCGTCAACGTGATCGACGTCGAGCATTCCCGGATCTCGGGCGCGCTGGCGATCGGCGAAGTGGACATCTCGCTGGCATTGGAAACCCGCGGCCCGGAGCACTGCGAAGAAGTCGCGACGGCGCTCCAGGCCGCGGGTTACCAGGTGATCTAG
- a CDS encoding cystathionine gamma-synthase, whose product MVDDFSALGFETRAIHAGQAPDPRTGAVIVPIYQTSTYAQDGVGGLREGGFEYSRTANPTRSALEEALAALEGARHALAFASGMAATDAVLRTVLRPGDHLVLGNDAYGGTFRLIDKVLSLWGVEHTVADLSKIDEVRAAIRPETKLIWCETPSNPMLGIADIAALGGVAHGAGARLVIDNTFATPYLQNPLALGADIVLHSTTKYIGGHSDVVGGAVVINEDELREELFFIRNAAGAVPGPFDAWLTLRGMKTLALRMDRHSDNAERIVEMLAAHPKVATVYYPGLTDHAGHEIAAKQMRRFGGMVSFTHVDGEQAALDVAARTKLFILAESLGGIESLIEHPGKMTHASTEGSTLEVPSNLLRLSVGIEDGRDLVADLRSALGS is encoded by the coding sequence ATGGTCGATGACTTCTCGGCGCTCGGTTTCGAAACGCGCGCCATCCACGCCGGTCAGGCGCCCGATCCGAGGACGGGCGCGGTGATCGTGCCGATTTACCAGACTTCGACGTACGCCCAGGACGGCGTCGGCGGGCTCCGCGAGGGCGGCTTCGAGTACTCGCGCACCGCGAACCCGACCCGCAGCGCGCTCGAAGAGGCATTGGCCGCGCTCGAAGGCGCACGCCACGCGCTCGCGTTCGCCTCCGGCATGGCCGCGACCGACGCCGTGCTGCGCACCGTGCTGCGCCCCGGTGACCACCTGGTGCTCGGCAACGACGCGTACGGCGGCACGTTCCGGCTGATCGACAAGGTGCTCAGCCTCTGGGGCGTCGAGCACACGGTCGCCGACCTGTCCAAGATCGACGAGGTCAGGGCCGCGATCCGGCCGGAGACCAAGCTGATCTGGTGCGAGACGCCCAGCAACCCGATGCTCGGCATCGCCGACATCGCGGCGCTCGGCGGCGTCGCGCACGGCGCCGGCGCGCGGCTGGTCATCGACAACACCTTCGCCACGCCGTACCTGCAGAACCCGCTCGCGCTGGGCGCGGACATCGTGCTGCACTCGACCACCAAGTACATCGGCGGGCACTCCGACGTCGTCGGCGGCGCCGTGGTGATCAACGAGGACGAGCTGCGCGAGGAGCTGTTCTTCATCCGCAACGCCGCGGGCGCCGTGCCTGGCCCGTTCGACGCGTGGCTCACCCTGCGCGGCATGAAGACGCTGGCGCTGCGCATGGACCGGCACAGCGACAACGCCGAGCGGATCGTCGAAATGCTGGCCGCGCACCCGAAGGTCGCCACGGTCTACTACCCGGGCCTGACCGACCACGCCGGGCACGAGATCGCCGCCAAGCAGATGCGCCGGTTCGGCGGCATGGTCTCGTTCACCCACGTCGACGGTGAGCAGGCCGCGCTGGACGTCGCCGCGCGGACGAAGCTGTTCATCCTCGCCGAGTCGCTCGGTGGCATCGAGTCGCTGATCGAGCACCCGGGCAAGATGACCCACGCGAGCACCGAGGGCTCCACGCTGGAGGTCCCGTCGAACCTGCTGCGCCTCTCGGTCGGCATCGAAGACGGCCGCGACCTGGTCGCGGACCTGCGCTCAGCGCTCGGTTCTTGA